In the genome of Cynocephalus volans isolate mCynVol1 chromosome 10, mCynVol1.pri, whole genome shotgun sequence, the window CTGCCCTCTTCCTCCCACATCGGTGGCCAGTCCCTTTCCCCACCAATGAGTTCTATCGTTTCTATTCCAGAGCTGGACCTGTTTGGAGACCCCAGCCCCAGTTCCAAGCAAAATGGCACGAAGGAGCCAGATGTCTTTGACCTGGGTGTCCTCGGGGAAGCGCTAACCCAGCATGGCAGGGAGGCCCGATCTTGCCGGACTCCTGAGTCCTTCCTGGGCCCCTCAGCCTCTTCCTTGGTCAATCTCGACTCACTGGTCAAGGCCCCCCAGGCTGCAAAGTCCCGGAACCCCTTCCTAACAGGTAGGACGCCCCCTCGCCCCTCAATACTGGGGGCCCTTGCCCTGGaactttcctctcctcccccatttCTAAAACCCAGGCTCCTGCCGCCCTGCCCCTTCCCTGTTTAGGGCTCTGTCCCCAGGCCCGCTCAGAGCCCCGCCTCCATTCTCGTTCTGCAGGTCTCAGCGCTCCGTCCCCCACCAACCCGTTCGGCCCGGGCGAGCAGGGCCGGCCACCCCTGAGCCAGATGCGCACCGGGTCGCCGGCGCGGGGGCTGGCGGCGGGCGGGCTCGTGGGGGCGCCCCCGGGCTCCATGACCTACAGcgcctccctgcccctcccgcTCAGCAGCGTGCGGGCCGGCGTGGCCCTCCCCGCCTCGGTCAGCGTCTTCCCGCAGGCCGGCGCCTTCGCGAgcctgccgccgccgctgctgccctCGTCGGGCTCGGCCGGGCCGCTGCCCGCGCCCGCGCAGGCCCGGACCAACCCCTTCCTCTGAGCGCGCGGGCGCATGCGCGCGAGCCCCCACCGTGGcccgcggcggggcggggcggtcGTCCAGGTTGAGCACTGATCCAGGCCTCGGGCGACCGCCGCAGCTCCTGGAGCCAGAGACGGACGACGTCCCGGGGGCCGAGACCACGCCCTCGTAATAAAGACTGGAACCTGCGTCCTCGGCTCTCACCAAGCGGACTTTTTGCGGGGCGTGGCGGCCGGGTCTGGAGCCCAGTGCGGATCAGCGGCTGCCGAGGAAACACTGCTCCACAATTTGGGGCGCAGAAATGCTCCCACTTCCCTTACAGCCCCGCTCAATCCCCCATCCCCGTCAGCCTGGCACCTTCGCTTCCAGATGCTCCCAGGctctcattcattcctttatcaCACAGCGGCCCTGGGGATGATCTTCACAGCAAGAGACAATGTGCATTGTTCCCATTTTGTTATGCAACAGttatgtgctaagcactttagGCAGATAATTTCATTCAATCCTTGCAACAACACTCTGAGGTTGATAATATTATTTCCATTCAGGACTGGCTACATCATTTGTGTGGCCCAGGGCAAAGTGAAAATGCGGGGTTCCGAGTTCAAAATGGGGGCTGGCCGGAGCGccgccttgtaataccaaggtcaaagtttcggttccaaggtcaagggtttgaccagctgccaaaaacccaaaaacaacTGGGTTAAGAGTTTCAAAACTGGGACCAGCAGAGCATGAAACCGAGTGCAAAGCCCTCCCAGGGCGACTGCACAGGTCTCTCACTCTTGTAATCAACATTGGTCCATgtcataggtgaggaaactgaggctcagagaggttgagtggcatgcccaaagtcacaaagccagTGGGTCTGGAATTCAGACAGTCTGGCTCCACAGCCAAGAGCTCCCAGGCTGGGCCCTCgatttaattcagcaaatattgacTGACCTCTGTGAACAAGTGCTGGTCTTGCCTGGGAAGGATCCAGGAACATGCTAAGCCCACACCCTCCAGGAGCTCAGGGTGCAGCAGGGCAGACAAGCCAAGGGCATGTGACAGCAGCCACAGCACCAGCCAGGTGCAGGGGCCCCCCCAGGCTCCCTTTACTGTCACCTTGAATCTGGCCCCTCCCCAGCAAGGCTGGGAAGAAACTCAATCTCAGCCATGCAGAGGGAGTCTGACCCCTCCTGGGGGCTTATGTGGGGTCTGGGAAAACAAGGGTAGGGGCAGGGCCTGGTACTTCATCCTGGGGGGCCACCAAAGTCACCCTCACTCCTACTCAGAGCTCCCCAGTCACTGGACCACTGATGCAACCTCTGTGTTCTGGGGCTGGCCCTGCAGGCAGCCTTTCAGGGCACTGGAGTCAGTCAAATGGCCTTCCATAAGCCAGAGACACCAAAGTTGGTGGTGGGGACACAATGCCACCCTCCTtcctgaggtgggggaggggagaaggagctTTGTGTGGAGGGAGGGAGTCATGCTGTGGCTGTTACATACAGGATGGACAAGAGCACCTGCTTAAAGAGTCAGACCGCCACCCTGCTACCAGGTTTGagatcaataataataacaatgatcaCTTAGTAATAAGTGGTTATGCTCTCTGACCTTgagtaaattacttaacctctctacgTCACCACGCCTCTGTTTTCTTACTTGTCAATTGGGATCAAGGGTTCCTTCCTTATGAGGTTGCTGGGTGGATGCTCCCAGGCCAGTTCCACCCTCTTTAGAGACTGACCGTGAGGAATGAACCCACTGTGCCCCTCATTCCTGGTTTTGCCAGGTGGCACCCAGATTCCACCCCCATCTGTCTTCTGCTGCACCCAAACCCAGGAAGGTTCCATCCTTCCTGGTCCCTGGACCACCCTTTGTGCCTCTGCCACCTAGGCCCTCCTCTTCTAAAGTGGCTCTCCCACGAGAGGTCCCAAGGGGAGCTTTGTCTCCCATACTGATACTCCATCTCATTTTTGGGATTCTCTGGTCTTGGCTCATGGTCTTCTTCTCACCCAGATCTTACTGGAGTGAGTTTAATGGAGTTCCATGACTCCATTATCTAAGAGGATGATTTTGCCGCATCTTGATCTCTCAGCTGACCTTACCCATGGTCACACTCTGGGGCTTGCTGTTACCCCAAGTTCTTTCATGTTCAAGGCAGGCTTCCTGTTCTCTGATGTTAACCTAATTCCTTCCCACTGGAGCACTCTTTGGACCCTCCCACCTGCCAATCCTTTGGtcaccccaccacccccacatTCTCAGGATTGCACAGTATCAATGACCTTTCCTCAATACTTTTAGTCACTTCCTCTCAACTGAATCCTTCCAGTTGATAGGGGTCTTAATTGGCTTCATTCATCTTGAAGGTCTCGCCATGTTTCCCCTCACGTCTAGCACCCATCTTCTCTCTccagttcccttttctttcccttccccacctccctcagCCTGACTTCACTGAAACTACATCCACTGGGCAGCCAGCGGGATCTTTCCAAAATGCAGATCCAACCAGATCACTCTCCTGACTAAAGACCTTCAATAGCTTCCTTCTGCTCTCATCAAAAACCCCCTTCTTACAGTTCACAAGTCCCTCCAAGATCTGCCCTCCTCCTCAACCTCCCAACCTCATCTACTACCTGTATTCTCTTTGCTCTCTGGCATCCAGCCATGTGAGCCTTCTGCAGTTCCTCAGCCCTGACTTGCTGAcatgccacagggcctttgcagaCACCGTTCCTTCTGCCTACTTCCCCAGCACTCCCCCCATGCTCCCTGCaacttccctcctctccttctctgTAATTACTACACAAATGTGAGTTCCTCAGGAAAGTCTCCTCCCCTTGGCCATCCCACCAGACCGGGTCCCTTGTTATAGTATACCATTTATGGCACCTGTCAAAGTGGGTGCTCGTGTATTTATTTGTGTGGCTGTCGGATTAGCTTCTGTTCCTCTCAATAGTCTGTGAGCAACACGAGGCCAGGAGCCTTGTCTCTGTCTTCCAACCATCGTACACTCAGTGCCCTGCAATGTGGCAGGCAAGGGACACAATAAATATTGGCTAAATGTAGCAAATAAGGCGAGTGTGTAAAGTATATTATAGGCCATAAAATTGACTCACCATTATTATTCAGGAAGACTTTCTGAAATCCCTGGATGGGATTTGAGCAGGACCTTGAGATCGGGAGACTGGGCAAAGTGGAGCATGCTAGCTGGTGGATCTGGACAAGCATGCCTTCAGCTTGGGCCtcatttttcatttgtgaaatgggcaAGGGTAGGACACAATGAGCTGGAGCTCTGACATTCCACGGCCCTATACCATCCCTCAATCCTCCCCATGAAGGTTATCCTCTCGTAGGCAGGGGTTTAGTTAAGCCAAACCTACCCCAATCTTATGCACAGATCAAGGGCCTCCAAAGACTGGGCTGTCCTGTCTGCACTTCCACACTCTGCCACCGGGAGGCGCTCGAAGACCGGTCACGCGGCTCCGAGTCTCGGGGAAGACCAGCCCGCGGATCTACCGGTTCCCCGGGCCCGCCCCTTGCATCTCCCGCCCTCCCTTCCTGTCCGCGGCGGCCGGGCCCACGGCCACAAGCAGCCATGCTGGGCGCGCGGGCCTGGCTGGGCCGGGGCCTCCTGCTGGCCCGCGCTGGGCAGGGCCTCGCCTCAAGCCGCAGGTATGGGCCAGTGGCTGGTCTTCCCGGCTCTGGTCCCCATGCCTGCTTGGACCACACCTGCATGCCTGGTCCATCTCCACCCCTCCTCCGGTCTGCCAGGGCCAGGTCGCAGCAGTaaggccctcctctcctccccacccctcaggcTGCCGGGCTAGCTCCCCAGGGACTGTTCTGACACcgcctccaggaagccttccttgaacCCCACTGCTGAGCTGGGGGCCCTTCTCCAACAGCACACTGTGTCCTGTCACAGTCCTTTACTACTGCTTGGACCCACAGGCCACTCTCCCAGGCTGAATTCCCTGAGGTCAGGGTCTCTTTCTGATTTCCTAGGTGTCCTGAGGCTCTGGCACCGACTTGGCCCCACAGAAGTGCTAGTAGGTGGGCACTGAGTGAGAAAGGCCCTTGTGTCTATTTTCCTCTGGTCACCCCTCGCATGGTCCAGTCCCAGACCCGCTCTTCTTGACCTGTCCAGCCACCAGCTGTGGGCAACCTCCCCGCCCCAGTCCTGCACGCAGGCATTCCAGAACGACACCTCCAGCGAAACCACCCTGGGGAGGGGCCCCCGGGTAGGGGGAGAGAACAGAGCCCAGAGGACCATTCTGCCCATTGTGACCCGCCTTGACCTCACAGCCATCCTTCCCACCGCCAGGTCCGAGAGGTTGGGGGAGACTAACCTGGCAGAGAGCCCCCAATGAGCCATCTCTCTTCACCCCCCCAAAAACATAAGGGGGAGCATAAAGGCCACGGTCTCCCCCGTGGTTCAGAAAGGTGGGTTGGGCTGAGAGCAGGGGTTCCGAGAGAGGTGCTGGTGGGCTGGGTGGGTTGGAGTGAGCtctgggggtgggctggggggacCCTTACCTGCTTGACTCACCTGCCCATGCCAGGGGTAGCTCTTCCCGGGACAAAGACCGAAGTGCAACGGTCAGTAGTTCGGTGCCCATGCCTGCTGGAGGGAAGGGAAACCGGCCGAGTGGTCCGTCTTCTGCATCCCAGAAGGTCCCCAACCGCCTAATCAATGAGAAGTCACCGTACCTCCAACAACATGCCTACAATCCTGTGGACTGGTGAGTAGCTTCCAGTGCCCTCCCCAAAGCAGCTGGGGTCCCAGACCCCTCCTAGACCCCCTGGGCTGCTGAATGATGCCCCACCGTGCTGGGCCTAGGTACCCCTGGGGACAGGAAGCCTTCGACAAggccaagaaagaaaataagccaaTTTTCCTCTCAGGTAATGCACCCACCTTTCCTGGAATGGGGGTCCGGGAGGGGCAGTGGATGGGGAGAGGGTCCTCTGGGCCTGCGGGGCTCCCAGGGAACTCGAGTCAGGAGCTCTTCAGTCTAGCTGTGGCCACTTGGCTggccccccccacctcccccacatGGCCCCATTCCAGTGGGGTACTCCACCTGCCACTGGTGCCACATGATGGAGGAGGAGTCCTTTCGGAACGAGGAGATCAGCCGCCTGCTCAATGAGGACTTTGTCAGCGTGAAGGTAGACCGCGAGGAGCGGCCGGATGTGGACAAGGTGTACATGACCTTCGTGCAGGTGAGCTGGCTTCCCACGGGAGTGCGCACTGCACGTGCTGGGGGCTGGCTCCCCTCACGCTCATCCTCTCTCCTCCAGGCCACCAGGAGCGGTGGAGGCTGGCCCATGAATGTGTGGTTGACTCCCAACCTCCAGCCCTTTGTTGGGGGCACCTATTTCCCCCCTGAGGACGGCTTGACCCGAGTTGGCTTCCGCACGGTGTTGCTGAGAATACGGGACCAGGTGGGTGTGCGTTGGGGAGTGGGGACCAGGGTCAGGGATGAGGGAACAAGGGGCTCCCCACCCCATGCTGACCTCCAGGTGTGCACCAACTCCCACAGTGGAAACAGAACAAGAACACACTGCTAGAAAATAGCCAGCGCATTACAACAGCCCTGCTGGCCCGGTCGGAGATCAGCACGGGGGACCGCCAGCTGCCACCCTCAGCCGCCATCATGAACAGCCGCTGCTTCCAGCAGCTGGACGAGGGCTATGATGAGGAGTATGGTGGCTTCGCTGAGGCCCCCAAGTTTCCCACACCGGGTTGGTGCCCCCCATGCCCACCTTACCCCAGGCCTAGCCTTCTGACTCCTATCCTTGGCAGTGGCCGTGTGAGCCCTGGCTTGATCCTTAACCTCCTTTCCTCCTGACTGGCCAGTGACCTCCTTATCCCTAGCCTGTCAGTAGCTATCTACTGAAGCCCCGAGTTCTGATCTTAGCAGTACTCCGTGACCCTGACCTAGATGATGAGCTCTGACCCTTGACTTGTCAGTGACCCAGTGACACTGGCCTGGCTAGTGACTTTCTGGGCTCCAGTCTGATAATAATTTTCTGGTCTCCTGTGGGCTGATGATATCCTGATCTCTGGCTTGGGCAGTGACCTTCTGTCCTCTGGGTTGACTGTTAACCTCCTGACTCCCAACCTGTCCAGAGACTGCCTGTGGAGTCTGGCCATGGGCCACCCAGATCTCCGCCCCACCCCCCTTTCTCATCCACATGCCCTTGGTGCCCCACAGTGATCCTGAGCTTCTTGTTCAACTACTGGCTCACTCATCGACTGACCCAGGATGGGTCTCGGGCCCAGCAGATGGCCTTGCACACGCTGAAAATGATGGCCAACGGGGGCATCCGGGACCACGTGGGGCAGGTGCAGGGGGCTGGGCACTCCTTGGAGGGGCAGTGGGAGGCCTGGGGTAGAGATTGAGGCTGGGATTGGCCACAGCTCTGCATCCTGCCTGTCCCAGGGCTTTCACCGCTACTCCACGGACCGCCAGTGGCACGTCCCCCACTTCGAGAAGATGCTCTGTGACCAGGCACAGCTTGCAGTGGCCTATTCACAAGCCTTCCAGGTGACCCCAACCCGGAGCAGAGGCACCTAGCCCTGGCCGCCCCTCCCAAGGCCTTCCTGGTGACTGTGGCTTCCCCTAATCCCAACCCCCAATTTCCTCCCATACACCCACAACCCAGGCTTCCCTTCCCATGTACCTAGGCTGCCACAGTGAACTCTACTTACAGCCTCCCTTCTATGCCCCCTCAGATCTCTGGTGATGAATTCTACTCTGACGTTGCCAAGGGCATCCTGCACTACGTGGCTCGGAGCCTGAGCCACCGGGTGTGTGTCCACTGAGGCGGACAGGCCTGACGGCGGGAGGGCTCGAGGTCTCCCCTGAGCATCAGACCGGGACCAGCcaactctcccctccccacagtcTGGAGGCTTCTACAGTGCGGAGGATGCGGACTCACCCCCAGAGCGGGGCATGCGGCCCAAAGAGGGCGCCTTCTACTTGTGGACCGTCAAGGAGGTCCAGCAactcctctctgagcctgtgcTGGGTGCCACTGAGCCGCTGACCTCAGGCAAGCTCCTCATGAAGCACTATGGACTCACGGAGGCCGGCAACATCAGCTCCAGTCAGGTGAGGGCCTCTGGGGACGCTGGAGGGGTCCTGGAGCCTCTCAGTCCTGTGGGCTCCCTCCGACAAGGGCTGTTTTCCTCAGGACCCCAAGGCGGAGCTGCAGGGCCAGAACGTGCTGACCGTCCGGTACTCGCTGGAGCTGACTGCGGCCCGCTTTGGCTTGGGCGTGGAGGCCGTCCAGACCATGCTCAACACCGGGCTGGAGAAGCTCTCGCAGGCCCGGAAACATCGGCCGAAGCCGCACCTGGACAGCAAGATGCTGGCTGCCTGGAACGGTGCGGCAGCCGTCCCGGTCTGAGGCCCCATCCTGTTTGTAGAGTTACTCTGGGTGTTGAAGAGGATGTACCTGGAGGGCCCTGGCCAGCTTCTCACTGCCACTGGTCTCTCCTTCCTCCAGGTCTGATGGTGTCTGGCTATGCTGTGACCGGGGCTGTCCTGGGGCAGGACAGGTTGATCAACTATGCCACCAATGGTGCCAAGTTCCTGAAGCGGCACATGTTTGACGTGGCCAGCGGCCGCCTGATGCGCACCTGCTATGCCGGCTCTGGGGGGACCGTGGAGCACAGGTTGGGGGGCTGGGCAGCCCGGGAGGGCTCATCTCCCTGCACGTTCCCAGCCCACCTctgcctttttcctcctcttcagtgGACGTCCATCCTGGCTCTGCCGTGCCCTTGCTGTGAGCACTTAACCTCCATGGGCCTATTTACTCATCTGGGAAATGGGCTAATGGTGCCTACTCAAGAGGTGGATTTTGAGGGTCAAGTGAAAGAGTGCACGATAAGGGCCCCCTCTGGGAAAGCCCTTCTCTCCCGGGCCTGTCCCTAGCTCCTCCCCTAATGCCTGTCCCTCAGTAACCCGCCCTGCTGGGGCTTCCTGGAGGACTACGCCTTCGTGGTGCGGGGCCTACTGGACCTGTACGAGGCCTCGCAGGAGAGCTCGTGGCTCGAGTGGGCACTGCGGCTGCAGGACACGCAGGACAGGTTCTTCTGGGACTCCCGGGGCGGTGGCTACTTCTGCAGCGAGGCCGAGCTGGGGGCTGGCTTGCCCCTGCGGCTGAAGGACGGTCAGTGGGGGGTGCAGGCTGGCTCCCTGAGGGAGGCATTAAGTGCAGCGTGGGGGGAAGGGTGGCATGGGCAGAGGCCCTCCTGGCTTCACATTGCTGCTATGTATGAACCGTGTGACTTAGGGCTGGTCTCATGctatttctgagcctcagcttcttaATATGCAAAATGGAGCTAACATTGGTACAGAATTGATGTAAAGGTTAATTTAGCTGTTCTGTGAACACAGCCTAGTAACTGGCAGCCATGGGTTCATATATTGAACAAAGCCAACTTGGTCTTTGGCCTCAAGAGGCTTACAGTGTAGTAGGAGAGACAACTAATGACAATGACAATGCAAAATTCCATGCACCAACCTATAGTTAGAATTGTGGTGAGTGCCATGAAGTAGGAGCCCTCTACCACGTACCTGCCCCTCATCACCCATGTGTCTTGTCTGTTGTTAATGGTCTCCTCCCCGACCGACTCAAAGTCTAGCTCTTCAAAGAGCAGCTCTTTCTCTATGGTCTAGTGcagtcctggcacatagtaggtgaatTAATAAAAGCGCCTTGGGAGACATCAGCGGGGGCCCAACTCAGCCCCAGGGGAGATCAGATGAGATGTCTCCAAACCGAGGCCTGGAGGGCAAGGAGGGGCCACGTGGTCATggaggagctggggagagagtTCAGGCAGAGCGGACAGTCTgtgtcctggaggacagagggacagaggccCACGGGTGCGAGGAGGGTGCTGAGGCAGGCAGGGCAAGGAGTGGAAGGCTCTGAGGGTTTTAAGTGGATTGTGACCTGCTCTGGTTTAAGTTGAGGGCAGTCACTCTGACTGTTGGTGGAGAAGGGATGGGGATAGTTGAAACAGGGTGACCAGTTGGGAGGCATTAGTGGTGTTCAGTCTCAGAAAAGGGTACAGTATGAGGTGGGGAGAAATGGTGGGATTTGGATCTCTTCTGGCTGCAGCCCCAGCAGGACTCACAGATGGATCAGGAATGGAGGCAGAGGAAGGGACAAGGGTGATGCCACTCTGGCCAGAGCAGCTGGTGGCTGAGAGAGGCATCAGCAGTGGCGTGGGGAGCCTGGGCCCCACAGCTCAGCCTGAGGAAGTGGAGTTGAGGGTGTCCATGGGAGAGCCAGTTTCAGTAACTGCTGAAGTTAGCCTTAAACTCACAGACTGGGGGAGGAGTGGGCTGGACAGGGACTTCTCCATCCCATCCCTCTGGTGGCCCTGGACACTGTCCTGGGGCAGGGTCCTGGGACCCAGTGACCCTCCCTTACCCTACCCTTGCCTCCCCGTTCTGTGCAGACCAGGATGGTGCCGAGCCCAGCGCCAATTCCGTGGCGGCCCACAACCTGCTTCGGTTGCATGGCTTCACGGGCCACAAGGACTGGATGGACAAGTGTGTGCGCCTATTGACCGCCTTCTCTGAGCGCATGCGCCGTGTCCCGGTGGCATTGCCCGAGATGGTCCGCGCCCTCTCAGCTCAACAGCAGACCCTCAAGCAGGTAGGGCGTGAAGGCACTTGGGCTGGGACCCTGGGTAGGAGGGGAGCTGGGACTGCAAGGGGGGATGGGAACACGGGGTGGGGTTCCTGGGGCTGTCCCCAGAGCTCAGGTCTGTGTGTGAGTGCCCGTCACTGGGGTTGTCAGAGTAtgggggaaggaggcaggggtCCCTGGTGGCTGGTGAAGTGTTTCTCTGTATGTCTCTGTATGTCTCTGTAATTGTTCCTGTCCCTGTGTGTTACTGCTGTGTGTGCATTGGGTGTGTATGGCTCTGgagctgtgtgtctgtgtgtctgtgcaccTGCCTTTCTGGGTGTGTGCTGGCGTGAGAGCTTGCCAGTCTGTTTCCTGTCTGCATGTTTATGCCCCTGTCTTCAGGTTTGCTTGCTTGTATTTGCATgtttgcatgcatgtgtgtgtgtgcgtgtgggctGTTTGTATGTGTGATATCTGACTCTGTGTGGGCAcctgctgtgtgtgtatgtgactaCTCCGTGGCTGGGTCTCTGTGTGTTGTGTGTCTTCCAGTGTAGTGGGTCTTCTCCCCATGTTTGTATCTCTACCACTATGCATGACACTGCCACTTCGTGTATTCTTCTCTGTGTGCGTGTTCCCATTTCCTAAGCATTAAATCTGATGCAGCCTCCTGGCAGCTGAGATGAGTGCCCATTCCTTCTTAGGGACATAGGGTGGGGTAGAGGAAGGATGGGAAAGCCCTGATAGGTCtggggcccagcccccaccctcacctGACATGGGAGAACTTTCTATACCGGCCAGATCGTGATCTGTGGAGACCGCCAGGCCAAGGACACCAAGGCTCTGGTGCAATGTGTCCATTCCATTTACGTCCCTAACAAGGTACCTATCCCCAGGAGCTCAGCCCCGCCCCTGCCTCCGCTGCTCTGCCTCTCTCCTCGGCTCCCCAACTCTCCTTTCCCTCTGAAGCCTTGGGGAGAGGTAAGCTCCCAGTGAGCTCTACTAGTGTCTCAGCACCCCCCCATATGACCCCTTCTGCTCTGCTCCTGCCCCAGGTGCTGATTCTGGCCGATGGGGACCCCTCGAGCTTCCTGTCCCGCCAGCTGCCCTTCCTGAGTACCCTGCGACGGCTGGAAGACCGGGCCACTGCCTATGTGTGTGAGAATCAGGCCTGCTCCATGCCCATCACTGAGCCCTGCGAACTACGAAAACTGCTCCATCAGTGACTTTTCCGACCCCGTTGGGCTAGGGCAGAAGGTGGAGCTTCCCGACTGAGCAGACACTCAGGCCCTGCAGAACCTGCGGTCATCCCTGAGCACCCTGTCACCAGGTGACCTTGGCCCCTCTCGCTGCCCTGCCATGGGCACCCAGTCACCCTGGAATAAACCTAACAGTGTCCCGTGGTAAACTCTGGGCCTCAGCCTCGATTGTGAGGGAGGGGCCTCGGTCTCCAGCCGGGGAAAACAGCCCAGGGCCCCTTCCTCTGGGAGTTGCCAGCTAACCTCTGTGCCTTCTCCCATTCTTCCTTCACCTTCCAGAAGTCACCAGGCTGACCCTGCCCCCATCTGTAGTCATTGCAGCCTGAATGAAACTAAGGACAGGGGACTAAAACCAAGATGCCcaggggtgaggatggggctgtGCACTGGTCCAGGATGGGGAGAGCCCTTCACTGTCAAGAGGGGATAAGAAGGGGGCCTGCCCTCTCCCCCATTCTCTCCTCATTTTGAGCTGGGGAAGTAGCAGGATATGCTTTATATGAGTTTTATATTTCACGGAATGGTGACATTTGCATATGCCCTGATGCATTGTGGGAGCTACTGTTATCAGGACTAAGAcatttcttttgcagtatccgtccagccccagcctccccagGATGGACACAAGGCCTTTCTGCAGGAGGTCACATTGTCCATCCCTCTGCTTTCAGGCAAGCTACTGTGTCCTTGGCACACACATCTTTGCAGGCTCCAGAAAACCCATCTAGCTTCCAGCAGGGGGAGGAGACTGGGAAGCATGCTTTGGGAAGGGCAGGTGTAGAGTGACGGGGCTGACAGGCAGCCCGGGAGGGAGGAGCTGCCCCTCTGGGGCTTTCAGGGGTCTGCTGACCTGGGCATCCTCATAGCCTCCAAGCCAAGCAATACAGATAATCAAAAGAGGCTGCTAGAGACAAGGAGGCCTGGATGGGGCCATTGCTTGTGGGGGGTGTCAGCATGGGGAAGAGTGCAGCAGGAAGGAGCCGGGAGACTGGACAGAGTCACTGCCTGCACATGGTCACACACGGCCACACATGGTCACTGGGACCAGAGTCAGCTCTGTCTGGGCAGCCAGGCCCTTGGTACAAGCCACCAGCCCATCTGGAGGGGATTAGAGCTCCAGCCAACAAGGTCAGCTGGCTCCCTTCTAGCTGGAGCCCACTCAGCCTTGCCAGGAAGTCAGAGCTGGACAAGGGAGATCTGGGGGGCGGCAAGAAGGGAGGGTAGAGTGTGGTGAAACACAGGTGGCCTTTTtggcagccccagccctggcttTCAAACAGTCTGGACAGTTTGCAAAGCCCTCTTGCCACTGTCGTCCAGTGACCCGCATGAATGAGGTGGTGAAGCAGGCACCTTCAGCCTCGTACGGAAAGATACTCGAGGCCCAGAGGGTAAGAGACTGGCCTGAGACCCCTCAGCTCATCTGGTTCTCCCGGGTCTTCAGGGTACAATAAAGACTTTCTGTTCCCCCAGGAGGTCCAGGCACAACTGTGAAGGAGGGTGTACTTGGTGTCTTCAGTCTTCTCTCTGCATTGCCTCTTTCCCGTCTCCTGGTGTCACGCACACACACGACAATGGGATTCTGCATATGGGATCAGGAGTTAGGGCCTTAAAGGGTTAGTTCTGGAGTGTTTGAATTTCTAAAGAGGGCAGAGCTGAACATAAATCTTGCTCAGATGTGAGATTTTAAAAGTCTCTGTAGCACCCATTCCCCATTGCCACTCCCTCTTGGGTTTGCTCCCTGCTATGCCAGGAGGATTGTCCTGGAACAGCTGTGGGCCAGGGTCATGGGAGACAGGGCCAATGACCTGTTTAGGCAGTCACTTAAGTAATTtcgtctctctgagcctcagcttcctt includes:
- the SPATA20 gene encoding spermatogenesis-associated protein 20 isoform X4; translation: MLGARAWLGRGLLLARAGQGLASSRRCPEALAPTWPHRSASRGSSSRDKDRSATVSSSVPMPAGGKGNRPSGPSSASQKVPNRLINEKSPYLQQHAYNPVDWYPWGQEAFDKAKKENKPIFLSVGYSTCHWCHMMEEESFRNEEISRLLNEDFVSVKVDREERPDVDKVYMTFVQATRSGGGWPMNVWLTPNLQPFVGGTYFPPEDGLTRVGFRTVLLRIRDQWKQNKNTLLENSQRITTALLARSEISTGDRQLPPSAAIMNSRCFQQLDEGYDEEYGGFAEAPKFPTPVILSFLFNYWLTHRLTQDGSRAQQMALHTLKMMANGGIRDHVGQGFHRYSTDRQWHVPHFEKMLCDQAQLAVAYSQAFQISGDEFYSDVAKGILHYVARSLSHRSGGFYSAEDADSPPERGMRPKEGAFYLWTVKEVQQLLSEPVLGATEPLTSGKLLMKHYGLTEAGNISSSQDPKAELQGQNVLTVRYSLELTAARFGLGVEAVQTMLNTGLEKLSQARKHRPKPHLDSKMLAAWNGLMVSGYAVTGAVLGQDRLINYATNGAKFLKRHMFDVASGRLMRTCYAGSGGTVEHSNPPCWGFLEDYAFVVRGLLDLYEASQESSWLEWALRLQDTQDRFFWDSRGGGYFCSEAELGAGLPLRLKDDQDGAEPSANSVAAHNLLRLHGFTGHKDWMDKCVRLLTAFSERMRRVPVALPEMVRALSAQQQTLKQIVICGDRQAKDTKALVQCVHSIYVPNKVLILADGDPSSFLSRQLPFLSTLRRLEDRATAYVCENQACSMPITEPCELRKLLHQ
- the SPATA20 gene encoding spermatogenesis-associated protein 20 isoform X2, whose translation is MLGARAWLGRGLLLARAGQGLASSRRGSSSRDKDRSATVSSSVPMPAGGKGNRPSGPSSASQKVPNRLINEKSPYLQQHAYNPVDWYPWGQEAFDKAKKENKPIFLSVGYSTCHWCHMMEEESFRNEEISRLLNEDFVSVKVDREERPDVDKVYMTFVQATRSGGGWPMNVWLTPNLQPFVGGTYFPPEDGLTRVGFRTVLLRIRDQWKQNKNTLLENSQRITTALLARSEISTGDRQLPPSAAIMNSRCFQQLDEGYDEEYGGFAEAPKFPTPVILSFLFNYWLTHRLTQDGSRAQQMALHTLKMMANGGIRDHVGQGFHRYSTDRQWHVPHFEKMLCDQAQLAVAYSQAFQISGDEFYSDVAKGILHYVARSLSHRSGGFYSAEDADSPPERGMRPKEGAFYLWTVKEVQQLLSEPVLGATEPLTSGKLLMKHYGLTEAGNISSSQDPKAELQGQNVLTVRYSLELTAARFGLGVEAVQTMLNTGLEKLSQARKHRPKPHLDSKMLAAWNGLMVSGYAVTGAVLGQDRLINYATNGAKFLKRHMFDVASGRLMRTCYAGSGGTVEHSNPPCWGFLEDYAFVVRGLLDLYEASQESSWLEWALRLQDTQDRFFWDSRGGGYFCSEAELGAGLPLRLKDDQDGAEPSANSVAAHNLLRLHGFTGHKDWMDKCVRLLTAFSERMRRVPVALPEMVRALSAQQQTLKQIVICGDRQAKDTKALVQCVHSIYVPNKVLILADGDPSSFLSRQLPFLSTLRRLEDRATAYVCENQACSMPITEPCELRKLLHQ